One window of the Denticeps clupeoides unplaced genomic scaffold, fDenClu1.1, whole genome shotgun sequence genome contains the following:
- the LOC114773283 gene encoding Fanconi anemia group J protein homolog translates to MREQSTLQWDHGMLQAWDIEDLVRLGNKLRSCSYYAARELMQGASIVFCPYNYLLDPLIRESMDINLSGQIVVLDEAHNIEDCARESASYTLNQTQLLAAREEVEGMVTYNIRPANHKALLAFCCSLLNWLQESSSELKQREFESSCKVWTGREVLAVFHRLGITAETFSLLQRHLLAVLEKEERAGLVRGREEMVQVPTISSSTQSVLKSLFMVIEYLYRQDCRFADDYRVALQQTYTWTTAPDLPDAQGFFSRPQRRRGNTRTKSLVHTLSFWCLNPAVAFSDLSGSVHSIVLTSGTLSPMASFSSELGVKFSIQLEASHVISKSQVWVGTIGMGPQGRKLCATFQHAETFAFQDEVGTLLLKVCQAVSRGVLCFLPSYKVDQKTTVKLGT, encoded by the exons ATGCGAGAGCAGAGCACCCTGCAGTGGGATCATGGGATGCTCCAAGCCTGGGACATCGAGGACTTGGTGCGTCTGGGTAACAAGTTGCGCTCCTGCTCTTACTATGCCGCCCGTGAGCTCATGCAAGGTGCCAGCATAGTCTTCTGCCCCTACAACTACCTGCTGGACCCGCTCATCAGAGAGAGT ATGGATATTAATCTTTCAGGACAGATTGTGGTACTGGATGAGGCCCATAACATTGAGGACTGCGCCCGTGAGAGTGCCAGCTACACGTTGAACCAGACACAGCTTCTGGCGGCAAGGGAGGAGGTTGAGGGCATGGTGACATACAACATCCGTCCGGCCAACCACAAAGCCCTGCTGGCCTTCTGCTGCAGCCTGCTGAA CTGGTTGCAGGAGAGTTCTTCAGAGCTGAAGCAGAGGGAGTTTGAGAGCTCCTGTAAGGTCTGGACAGGACGGGAGGTGTTGGCCGTCTTCCACCGCCTTGGCATCACAGCAGAGACTTTCAGTCTTCTGCAG AGACATTTGTTGGCTGTGTTGGAGAAGGAGGAGCGGGCTGGCCTTGTGAGGGGCAGGGAAGAGATGGTTCAGGTTCCTACAATCAGCTCCAGCACACAGTCGGTGCTCAAGAGCCTGTTCATGGTGATTGAGTACCTGTACAGACAGgactgcag GTTTGCTGATGATTACAGAGTTGCCCTGCAGCAGACTTACACCTGGACCACGGCGCCGGATCTGCCTGATGCTCAGGGCTTCTTTTCCCGGCCTCAGCGTCGCCGTGGCAACACTCGAACTAAGTCCCTGGTGCACACACTCAGCTTCTGGTGCCTAAATCCTGCAGTG GCCTTCTCAGACCTGAGCGGCTCGGTGCACAGCATCGTTTTGACCTCTGGCACTCTATCGCCCATGGCCTCGTTCTCTTCCGAACTGGGTGTCAAGTTCTCAATCCAGCTGGAGGCCAGCCATGTCATCAGCAAGTCTCAG GTGTGGGTGGGCACCATTGGTATGGGACCGCAAGGCCGAAAACTCTGTGCCACTTTCCAGCACGCCGAAACCTTTGCTTTCCAGGATGAGGTCGGCACCCTGCTACTGAAAGTGTGCCAGGCGGTGAGCCGAGGAGTGCTGTGCTTCCTGCCCTCCTACAAG gtggaccagaagaccacagttaAGCTTGGCACGTGA